A stretch of Acropora muricata isolate sample 2 chromosome 7, ASM3666990v1, whole genome shotgun sequence DNA encodes these proteins:
- the LOC136922633 gene encoding protein dimmed-like, giving the protein MNSKETMRNHQQSHTQGKKLRSLAAENCVKQAESKTSAGTRSLHVEMDQSRTKRLTHGGEKTVKMHEKLTTTTNEWKSSASSRPAGVRTTRQIRRNERERGRKARLNAAFQVLRSVVPSTVNSSGTVTERKMTQVEILRLAKNYISNLTELLKQDSNTYTLRSFNV; this is encoded by the coding sequence ATGAATTCCAAAGAAACCATGAGGAATCACCAACAGTCTCACACACAAGGAAAGAAGCTAAGATCACTAGCTGCTGAAAACTGTGTTAAACAAGCAGAATCGAAGACAAGTGCAGGGACAAGATCATTGCACGTAGAAATGGATCAGTCAAGGACGAAACGATTAACGCATGGTGGAGAGAAAACAGTCAAAATGCATGAAAAACTGACAACAACTACAAACGAGTGGAAATCCTCAGCGAGTTCTCGCCCGGCTGGCGTCAGAACAACGCGTCAAATCAGACGTAACGAAAGAGAACGCGGAAGAAAGGCCCGCCTTAACGCGGCCTTCCAAGTTTTACGCTCAGTGGTGCCAAGCACCGTGAACTCGTCGGGGACTGTCACCGAAAGAAAAATGACACAAGTTGAGATTCTTCGACTGGCAAAAAATTATATCTCTAATTTGACTGAATTACTGAAACAAGATTCTAACACGTACACTCTTCGATCGTTCAACGTCTAA
- the LOC136922700 gene encoding enkurin domain-containing protein 1-like, giving the protein MLSTWTIPSDPGFETRRPTSTDRYSPVLAEALPKARVKPEALSNAIRNQGTLAQLFNPQARPYSVGSRPSSAQPKNFAKENVHRIKEMQKANREKQKESNTSEPVKAVYKPGKFDHVDSKVAQEVKAPPAPPQRSNSATFLRAGSRNGPPVKDRPTSCEPVIPREIKLTVPKASIAKKHQPEVKNSNHVHENVRRAPSPLRPRPPSVIAAEQLAAKRQESEKRYRRGKVPKYLKNRQEQWKQDEARRIANTPDPSIPPGHTLMPREERLQTLASLEKNHEDLVTQLNALPVRVDTLRVKTKKSELEKKLVEIEDAIKIFSRPKVFVKLDD; this is encoded by the exons ATGCTGTCAACTTGGACAATTCCTTCTGACCCAGGATTTGAAACAAGAAGACCGACTAGTACCGATCGATATAGTCCTGTACTTGCAGAAGCCTTGCCGAAGGCGAGAGTCAAGCCTGAGGCGCTTTCAAATGCAATTAGAAACCAAGGGACGCTTGCACAGCTTTTTAACCCTCAAGCGAGGCCCTACTCTGTTGGATCCAGACCTT cATCTGCACAACCAAAAaactttgcaaaagaaaatgtgcATCGCATCAAAGAAATGCAGAAAGCGAACCGAGAAAAGCAAAAGGAGTCAAACACAAGTGAACCAGTGAAAGCAGTTTATAAACCTGGGAAATTTGATCATGTGGATTCCAAAGTAGCTCAAGAGGTTAAG GCTCCGCCAGCACCACCCCAAAGATCCAATTCTGCAACTTTTCTTCGAGCTGGCTCAAGGAATGGACCTCCAGTGAAGGATAGACCAACATCATGTGAGCCAGTTATACCACGAGAAATAAAGCTGACAGTTCCCAAAGCAAGTATTGCAAAAAAG CATCAACCTGAAGTTAAAAATAGCAATCATGTCCATGAAAATGTTCGCCGAGCACCGTCTCCTCTCAGACCACGCCCTCCCTCCGTGATTGCAGCTGAACAACTAGCAGCCAAAAGGCAGGAATCAGAAAAACGTTATCGCAGAGGGAAAGTGCCAAAATA CCTTAAGAATCGCCAAGAGCAATGGAAACAGGACGAAGCAAGAAGAATAGCTAACACGCCAGACCCCAGCATTCCACCTGGACACACGCTTATGCCGAGAGAGGAGCGACTGCAGACATTGGCAAGTCTGGAAAAAA aTCACGAAGACCTTGTAACACAGTTAAATGCGCTTCCAGTCAGAGTGGATACGCTGCGTGTCAAGACGAAAAAATCAGAACTTGAGAAAAAGCTCGTCGAAATTGAGGACGCTATAAAAATATTTTCTAGACCCAAAGTGTTCGTCAAATTGGACGACTAG